A single Flavobacterium sp. 1 DNA region contains:
- a CDS encoding tyrosine-type recombinase/integrase — protein MPNVLSKEEVKLILNAHSNIKHKMMLSLIYSCGLRCGELLALRPIHIDSKRNIVLLKNSKGKKDRITPLSPKILEMLREYYTTFRPTTYLFEGQIKGQPYDDRSLQQVLKQALKKASITKPVTLHWLRHSYATHLLESGTDLRYIQELLGHSSSKTTEIYTHVSTKSIQQIKSPFDDL, from the coding sequence TTGCCTAACGTTTTGAGTAAAGAAGAAGTAAAATTGATTTTGAATGCGCATAGCAACATCAAACACAAAATGATGCTGAGTTTGATTTATAGCTGTGGTTTGCGCTGTGGTGAATTATTGGCACTTCGACCCATTCATATCGATTCTAAAAGAAATATTGTACTGCTTAAAAACTCCAAAGGAAAGAAAGACAGAATTACTCCTTTATCTCCTAAAATTTTAGAAATGCTTCGAGAGTATTACACCACATTTAGACCCACAACCTATTTGTTTGAAGGACAAATCAAAGGGCAACCTTATGATGATAGAAGTTTGCAACAGGTTTTGAAACAAGCACTAAAAAAAGCATCAATAACAAAACCTGTTACGCTGCATTGGTTGCGTCATAGTTATGCTACCCATTTACTCGAAAGTGGCACCGATTTAAGATACATACAAGAATTATTAGGACATAGTAGTAGCAAAACCACCGAAATATACACCCACGTAAGTACCAAAAGTATTCAACAAATAAAAAGTCCGTTTGATGATTTGTAA